Proteins from a single region of Deinococcus depolymerans:
- the cpdB gene encoding 2',3'-cyclic-nucleotide 2'-phosphodiesterase has translation MTALLLGAAGAQTVELRILETTDLHTSALGYDYYQDKPTGEFGLEYTATLINNARKEKRNSLLFDNGDLIQGNPLGDYVARIKPLTAGQMHPMHAAMSILKYDAANLGNHEFNYGLPFLKQIIDTAPMPIVSANTYVDDGTGKPGANAFNPYLIQRHTVYDTNGRPYVINVGIIGLLPPQIVQWDKSNLDGRIVTADIVQTARKFIPQMKAQGADIIVAIAHSGITADYTPGQENVATELTKIPGIDVVLSGHSHQVFPGPVYKSIPGADITKGTINGKPVVMAGFWGNDLGIVDLKLDYDRKTQKWTIKDSAALVRPIWDAAAKKNLVTPDPRIARAVKTAHEGTLAYVRGKVADLTAPINSYWALVQDDPSVQLVNSAQTAYVKAALASTKYKDLPVLAAAAPFKAGGRAGASYYTDIPAGTLAIKNVADLYVYPNTVQAVLVTGAQVQEWLERSAGQFKQIDPTKTEPQDLVDTSFPTYNFDVIDGVNYEIDVTQPNRYNNKGEVANAGARRIKNLTYQGKPIDPNQQFVIATNNYRASGGGSFPGLNGKNIILAAPDETRQALIGYFNQQKTINPTADGNWKLTPIPGATLLYTSSPNAQKYLPAGATLIKTREDGFAEYNIKY, from the coding sequence ATGACGGCCCTGCTGCTCGGCGCAGCCGGCGCCCAGACCGTCGAACTCCGCATCCTCGAAACCACCGACCTGCACACCAGCGCCCTCGGATACGACTACTACCAGGACAAACCCACCGGCGAATTCGGCCTCGAGTACACCGCCACCCTCATCAACAACGCCCGCAAGGAAAAACGCAACAGCCTGCTGTTCGACAACGGCGACCTGATCCAGGGCAACCCCCTCGGCGATTACGTTGCCCGCATCAAACCCCTCACGGCCGGCCAGATGCACCCCATGCACGCCGCCATGAGCATCCTCAAGTACGACGCCGCCAACCTCGGCAACCACGAATTCAACTACGGCCTGCCCTTCCTCAAGCAGATCATCGACACTGCCCCCATGCCCATCGTCAGCGCCAACACCTACGTCGACGACGGCACCGGCAAACCCGGCGCAAACGCCTTCAACCCCTACCTCATCCAGCGCCACACCGTCTACGACACCAACGGCCGCCCCTACGTCATCAACGTCGGCATCATCGGCCTCCTGCCCCCCCAGATCGTCCAGTGGGACAAGAGCAACCTCGACGGCCGGATCGTCACCGCCGACATCGTCCAGACCGCCCGCAAATTCATCCCCCAGATGAAAGCCCAGGGCGCCGACATCATCGTCGCCATCGCCCACAGCGGCATCACCGCCGACTACACCCCCGGCCAGGAAAACGTCGCCACCGAACTCACCAAAATCCCCGGCATCGACGTCGTCCTCTCCGGCCACAGCCACCAGGTGTTCCCCGGACCCGTCTACAAGAGCATCCCCGGCGCCGACATCACCAAAGGCACCATCAACGGCAAACCCGTCGTCATGGCCGGCTTCTGGGGCAACGACCTCGGCATCGTCGACCTGAAACTCGACTACGACCGCAAAACCCAGAAGTGGACCATCAAGGACAGCGCCGCCCTCGTCCGCCCCATCTGGGACGCCGCCGCCAAGAAAAACCTCGTCACGCCCGACCCCCGCATCGCCCGCGCCGTCAAAACCGCCCACGAAGGCACCCTCGCCTACGTCCGCGGCAAGGTCGCCGACCTGACCGCCCCCATCAACTCCTACTGGGCCCTCGTGCAGGACGACCCCAGCGTGCAACTCGTCAACAGCGCCCAGACCGCCTACGTCAAGGCCGCCCTCGCCAGCACCAAGTACAAAGACCTCCCCGTCCTCGCCGCCGCCGCACCCTTCAAAGCCGGCGGACGCGCCGGCGCCAGCTACTACACCGACATCCCCGCCGGCACCCTCGCCATCAAGAACGTCGCCGACCTCTACGTGTACCCCAACACCGTCCAGGCCGTCCTCGTCACCGGCGCGCAGGTGCAGGAATGGCTCGAACGCAGCGCCGGGCAGTTCAAACAGATCGACCCCACCAAGACCGAACCCCAGGACCTCGTCGACACCAGCTTCCCCACCTACAACTTCGACGTGATCGACGGCGTCAACTACGAAATCGACGTCACCCAACCCAACCGCTACAACAACAAGGGCGAAGTCGCCAACGCCGGCGCACGCCGCATCAAGAACCTCACCTACCAGGGCAAACCCATCGACCCCAACCAGCAGTTCGTGATCGCCACCAACAACTACCGCGCCAGCGGCGGCGGCAGCTTCCCCGGCCTGAACGGCAAGAACATCATCCTCGCCGCCCCCGACGAAACCCGCCAGGCCCTCATCGGCTACTTCAACCAGCAGAAAACCATCAACCCCACCGCCGACGGCAACTGGAAACTCACCCCCATCCCCGGCGCCACCCTGCTCTACACCAGCAGCCCCAACGCCCAGAAATACCTCCCCGCAGGCGCCACCCTCATCAAAACACGCGAAGACGGCTTCGCCGAATACAACATCAAGTACTGA
- a CDS encoding FAD-binding oxidoreductase has product MTILDLSPGDQTITVSGDTTLPEVFAALPAGLYPPFPRVNLPGTVGDLITRGGFGQTFPFASDILGVTFRAPSGRVIRAGGRTVKNVQGYDLTRPFVGSFGLLGEALEVTLRLRPGLSAGHVVHPGPLAPTAARFTWAAPDGTHAVHFGHEREVRAALDLPGAVPVTTPPDYAPLFPNGMGVAEGGPLRDLRFTWQDGAAHPTPPALFRTLAASL; this is encoded by the coding sequence ATGACCATCCTTGACCTGTCCCCCGGCGACCAGACCATCACCGTCAGCGGCGACACCACCCTCCCCGAGGTGTTCGCCGCGCTGCCCGCCGGACTCTACCCACCGTTTCCGCGCGTGAACCTGCCCGGCACGGTCGGCGACCTGATCACGCGCGGCGGCTTCGGGCAGACGTTCCCGTTCGCGTCCGACATCCTGGGCGTCACCTTCCGCGCCCCCAGCGGCCGCGTGATCCGCGCGGGCGGCCGCACCGTGAAGAACGTGCAGGGCTACGACCTGACCCGCCCCTTCGTGGGCAGCTTCGGCCTGCTGGGAGAGGCACTGGAAGTCACGCTGCGCCTGCGCCCCGGCCTGAGCGCCGGGCACGTCGTCCACCCCGGCCCGCTGGCACCCACCGCCGCCCGCTTCACCTGGGCCGCCCCGGACGGCACGCACGCGGTGCACTTCGGCCACGAACGCGAGGTCCGCGCCGCCCTCGACCTGCCCGGCGCGGTCCCCGTCACCACCCCGCCCGATTACGCCCCGCTGTTCCCGAACGGAATGGGCGTCGCGGAAGGCGGCCCCCTGCGCGACCTGCGCTTCACCTGGCAGGACGGCGCCGCCCACCCCACCCCACCCGCCTTGTTCCGCACGCTGGCCGCCAGCCTGTAA